A region of the Edaphobacter lichenicola genome:
CGGTCTGGAGGAGTTTGACGGCTACGAGGATCTTGTCGCCGGGGTGGGCGGGTTCGAAGAGGACGATGGGTTCGAGGTCTTCGCCGAGGGCGACACGCTTGCCGTTGAAGTAGATGATCTCGGGGACGGCACCGTTGGCGTCGGAGCGGAACTGGAAGGAGATGCGGGCGCCGGTGATGTCGTAGCCGTTGAGGGTCCTGGGGACTTCGATCTGGCGGCGATACCAGACGGCCTCGTGGGGGGCTTTGGATTTGGGCTGGACGAGGGTCCAGGAGGAGTCGTCGAGGGTGGGAGATTCGCCGTGGGGGATGTCGCCTACGTGGAAGCGCCAGTCGCCTGCGGGGAGGGAGTTGAGGGTCTCGAGGGTGTGGAGCTTGGCTGCGGCTGCGGGTGAGAGGTTTTTCTGTTCGCGGACTGGAGTGAAAGATTGGGCGAGGAGGGGGGTGCAGGAGAGCAGGAGGGCGAGCGAGAGCCGGCTAAGACGCATAAAGGCAAGGGTAGCAAATGCATGCGGGAACTCACAACGGAGTCGTCGTGTGATTTGGTCCGCGAGAGCTCTGATCGGCGGGCTCTGATCGGCGGGCTGATGGTGTTGGGCGGATCAGACGGTCAGGTCGTGGATTGGGGCGTCGGGGGCGTTGGCTTTGACGGACTCGATGCCGGCGTCGCGCGCGGTGGTGGTGGTGTAGGTTTCGCTGGTGCCGATGACCTGATGGTTGGCGGCTTTGAGGTTGAACATGGGCTGGCCGTTCTTGGCTTCTTTACGCTCGTAGTGAGCATCGATGGGGGCGTTCTTCCTGACCGACTCGATGCCATTTTCGGCGGAGGACTTGCCGACGTACATCTCGCTGGCCAGGATGATCTGGCCGTTGCCGGCCTTGAGGTGGAAGTAGAACTCGCCGTCTTTTGCCTTCTTGATCTCGAACGTGCCTGCCATGAATTCTCCTTGAGAGGGAAGCGTTGGTGTCGTTTGCGAGGGCCGGATTTTTGCTGATTCGGATTGTAGCTCGTGTTTGAGCCGGGGGTTGAGAATTTATTGCAGAGGGGTGGTGGGTGGACGAGGGCGCTGGTAGTCTTTCGTGCATGATGAATCTGCGAGTTAGAGCGGCGGCGGTCTTTGGACTAGGTTTTGTAACGATGGGTGCGGCGTGGGCGCAGAACTCGCTGCCGACGGCTACGGCGACGGGGATCGATGCGGCGGCGGCAGAGGTGCTGAAGGCTACCGGGGTGCCGAGTGCTTCGGTGGCGGTGGTGCAGGGCGGGAAGATCGCTTATGTGAAGGCGTATGGGAAGGCTCGGCTGGAGCCGGTGATGCTGGCGGAGCCGGGGATGCAGTACTCGATCGGGTCGGTGAGCAAACAGTTTACTGCGGCGATTATTTTGCTGCTGGTGCAGGATGGCGGGGTGAAGCTGGACGATCCGGTGGGGAAGTATCTGCCGGAGCTGACGCGGGCGAGCGATGTGACGGTGCGGCAGGTGCTGTCGATGACCTCGGGGTACCAGGACTTCTGGCCGGAGGACTATGTGATGACGTCGATGATGCAGCCGGCGACGCCGCAGCACATTCTGGATGTGTGGGCGAAGAAGCCGCTGGACTTCGAGCCGGGGACCAAGTGGCAGTACTCGAATACGAACTATGTGATTGCGGGACGGATCGCGGAGATTGTCGCGGGGAAGCCGCTGATCGAGCAGTTGCAGGAGCGGATCTTCAAGCCGTTGAAGATGACAGGGGTGTTGAACTCGGACGCGAGCAGGCTGCCGGCGAATGACCCGACGGGGTACTACCAGCATGCGCTGGGGCCGCTGCGGCCGGCTCCGCAGGAGGGTGCGGGGTGGATGTTTGCGGCGGGAGAGTTGGCGATGCCTGCGAGCGATCTGGCGCAGTGGAATATCAGTTTGATGAATCGAACTCTGCTGGCGCCGGCTTCCTATGACGAGATGTTTACTGAGGTGAAGCTGAAGGATGGCAGCGGCACTCACTATGGGCTTGGCGTGCAGGTGAGCGCGCGGGATGGGCATCGTGTGATCTCTCATAGCGGCGAGGTGTCGGGGTTTGTCTCGCAGAATTCGGTGTTTCCTGACGATAAGGTTGCGGTGACGGTGCTGACGAATGAAGATGCTTCGAGCGCTGCCGGCGCATTGGCGCGGAAGATCGCTCCACTGGTGCTGGGCGGGAGTGCTGCGGCGAGTGCGTCGGATGGAACGGCGGCCGCAGAGAGGCGGGCGCTTGCGATCTTTACGGGGCTGCAGGAGGGTAAGCTGGACCGGTCGCAGTTGACGGCGTTTTGCGATGCGTACTTTACCGAGGAGGCGGTGGGGGACTTTGCCGGCAGCCTGAAGCCGCTGGGGGTGCCAGGCAGCTTCAAGCAGATGGATGAGGAGTTGCGCGGCGGGATGACGTTTCGGTCTTTCAGTGTGAGCTTTCCGGATCGGCAGTTGCGGGTTACGACCTATGAGGAGCCGGATGGGAAGCTGGAGCAGTACCTGGTGATTCCTTCGGGGAGCTAGAGGGTTTGAGGTGGGGCTGTGGCTGCAGAGGGCGAAGAAAAGATACCCTCCGAAACGAAAGGCTGACCTCAGCGGCTGAAGCTGCACCCAAAGCTCTAGCGGCACGGAGACCCAAGGCTAAAGCCTTGGGCTACCAGCCGTGCCCTTAAGCAAAACGGACTTTTCAGCAGCCTCTGCATCAAAGCGGTGATGGCAGAACAGATCCTTGCCGCGTGACAAACAGATTCTTGCTGGATGACAACCTTGCCGGATGACAAACTGACAGGCAGAGGACGTGTCGGTGATGATGCTCCGGTATCCGTTGAGTGACGCCGCGCAATAAAGGATAATAGTGCGTGGTGATGAGGCGTATGGTTGCCGCAGGGCTTTTCGTCGTCCCTCTTTGTTTTATTTTGCCTTTTGTGGCTTTCTCCCTTGAGTCAATACTTAGGACGGTGGATCAGACATGGAACTGTGGACGGAGTATGAAGGAAGAACGATCGATGGAGCGTTTCCTCTAACCAAACTGATACGGCCTGAAGGCCGGAGCGCGTTCTTTTCGACGTCGAATGGTGTGGGTGGGCCGACGGTGATACGGCTGATCGAGTCGCACTTCGATGATGAAGAGATCCTGGTGCGGTGGCGCGGGATTCAGGCGTTGAATCATCCCAATCTGGTGAAGCTGATTCAGTTTGGCAGGGTGATGCTGGATGAGACGTCGCTGGTCTACGCGGTGATGGAGCCGGTGGACGCGAACATGGCTGAGATCGTGGCGGAGCGGCGGTTGACGGTGCAGGAGACCAGGCAGATTGCGACGAGCCTGGCGTCGGCGCTTGAGTCGCTGCACACGAATGGTTTTGTGCATGAGCATATCGAGCCGGCGAATGTGCTGGCGGTTGGTGAGTCGATCAAGCTGCGGAGCGACTGTATTCGCGAGACTCCCGAGGGACAGGAGGGGAGTGAGCTGAAGCAGAAGGACGCACATGATTTCGCGGTGGTGCTGCTGCGGGCGTTGACGCAGAAGAAGACGCTGGAGGAGGCAAAGCGCGAACTGCCGCTGGATGCTCCGTTCGATGAAATGATCAGGAAGGGAATCAGCGGGGAGTGGGGGATTCCGGAGATGGTTAGGGCGTTGCGGCCGGACACGGAGATTCGGGTGGAGGCGCGGCCGGTTGCGGTGAGGGAGTCTCGGCCGGAGAAGGTGGCGGAGATGCCGGTGGAGCTGCCGACTTATTCGACAAATCGTGTGCGGGTTGCGGAGGAGAAGTCAGGCGGGATTGAAGGACGACGGCTGGTGATTGGCGTGGGAGCGATGGTGTTGCTGCTGCTGATCGCGCTCTTCATGCATGGCCGGTGGTCGAAGTCCAGTGGAGCGGTGCAGGCGAATGCGGTAGTGCCTGCGATTGCGACGGAGGCGAGTGATGCGGCTCCTGCGCCTGCTCTGGAGACGCCTTCGGCTGAGGCTGGTTCTGCTGGGGTGGCTGCTGCTGCTCCTGCTACGGCTGCGCCGGAGGCTTCTGTGACTGCGCCGGCTAGTGTTGGGGTGGGGCAGTGGCGGGTGGTGGCGTTTACGTATAACCGCGAGGCTCAGGCTCAGCAGAAGGTGGAGAGTCTTAGGGCGATGCATCCGGATCTGCGGCCAGAGGTGTTTACGCCAAGTGGGCACTCGCCGTACCTTGTGGTCGTTGGTGGGACGATGAGCCGGGATGAGGCGTTTGCTTTTATCAGGAAGGGACGCGCTGAAGGGCTGCCTCACGACAGCTACGCTCAGAACTATCGTCGATAGTGGCGTTGTCCTGCCGGACGGGCCCACTTCGCGTGGGGCGGTCACTTCGTGACGCGTATACCTTGTTTTGGTGGGATTGGTGGTGTGGGCCTCCCGTTGGTCGGAATGGGAGTTTGGGACGGCTAGTCGTTCATATTTTGCTGGGCTCGCAGGAAGGCAAAGTGGCTGACGTGCACCCAGCCGCGGAAGGGCAGGTTGACGTCGGCGATGGCGAGGAGAACGAGGGTGATGAGGAGGGTGAAACAGAAGACCTGAACCGCGTGGAGGGCTCGATTGGCGGACCCGAAGAGGGAGGCGGAGAGGACGGTGACGAGTCCGCCGACGAGGAGGACTCCCCAGAAGATGGTGGGGAGGCGGTAGACACTCTGGAGAAGGCGGGTTCGGCGATGCTCGGTGAGTGCACTGAGTTCGGTGAGCGCGTGATCTTCGGCGATGAGCTCGGAGGGGGTAGCGGCTTTGACGGACATGAGGGTCTTCCACATGTCGCGATTGAGAAGGTGGCTCTCTTCGGGGAGTTTGCTTTGAAACATCTCTGGCCAGTCGTGGTTGATGACGGCGTCGGCGTAGTCGCGGGCCTGCTGCTCGAGGAGTATTCGTTGCGGCGTGGGCAGGCCTTCGGCGATGTGATAGACGTTGCGCAGGGAGTTGGCTTCGAGGTCGGCGTTGAGGTTGGCTTCTCCGAAGTTGGTCCAGACGGTGTAGAGCATGAAGCCGAGGATAACCGCGTAGGTGGTGCCGAGGATGCCGAGTTGCCAGCCGATGAGGTCGTTGTGTACGGTGCGCCGTTCGCGTGGCCAGATGCGGTTGAGAAGCGCCAGGAAGAGCATGGAGCAGGTCATTGTGACGATGAGGATGACGATGTTTTGGATGAGGGTCAGCATGAAGGGCGAGCATCTCCGCGTGATGGATTCCAAGCTTACCCCAGCCTGCTTGCAGGCCACAGCAAAAAAGCGCCGCTCTTGAGGGAGAGCGGCGCTTTTATTTTTGTTTTGCTGTGTGCTGTGGCGACTATTCGGTGGAGTCTTTTTCTTTTTCTTTCTTTTCGGCAGGGATGGGTTCGGATTTGGCTAGTGGTTTGGTGATGTCGTCGAGGTAAGCGGGGGTGCCGTCTACGCGGACCAGTTGTGGGTAGCGGGCGCCGTCATGGTAGTCGATGTCGGCGGTGGTGACGAAGGCGTCGCTCTGGAGGATGAAGTGGATGGGCTCGGAGGTTCCTTTTGCCTGCTTGATTGCGGTCTTGAGGGCGTCGGCGGAGTAGACGTTGCCGTTGATGGCGATGATCTTCTCTCCGGGGAAGAACTTCGCCTTGTCGGCGGGGCTGTTCCAGCGGATGTCGGCGATGTTGCCTTCAGCGGAGACGCGGAGGCCGAGGGAGTACCAGACGTTGACGGAGCTGCCGCGACGGCTGCCGGAGTTGGCGAGGGTGCGTTCGGATTTTGTGGGTTCATCGGTGAAGACGAGTTTGTAGCCGCCGCGTTCGATGCCGGCTAGGTCAGCGCGCGGGTTTATGTTGTCGATGCGCTCGTGGATGAAGGTGGCCCAGTCGTATTTGTAGACCTGGTTGAGGTCGGCGATGAGTTCGTCGCGGTTGTAGGTGACGATGCTGGGGCCGGTGTTGCCGCCTTTGCCGAGGAAGAGGTGCAGGAAGTCGGTGAGGGATTTCTTGTTGTCGGTCTTTTGGCGGATGAGGGTGTCGGCGTCGAGCCAGAAGAGCTCGCCCTCCTGGTAGTAATCCTGTCCGCGCTTCCAGTTGGACCAGGCGGGGTTGCCGCCGCGGAGGATGCTGGCGGAGATGGCGGTGTCTTCGGTTGAGCGCCACTCGCGGCCGGGCTTGTAATCGAGATTGGCGGCGGAGAGGGCGAGCATGTCGCGGTACTGCTCCTGCGACTTGAGGCCGGAGCGGGCGGCGAGGACGTTGCCGAGGTATTGGGTCATGCCCTCGTAGACCCAGAGGAGCGAGCCCTGCTGCATCTTCTCGAAGTCGTCCTGATAGAGGTTGAAGGGGCGGCGGTACTTGCCGTTCCAGGAGTGGGTGAACTCGTGGGAGAGGAGGTCGGATTCGCCGAGTTGATGGGAGGGGTCGGAGAAGCCTTTTTCGCCTACGCCGTTGTCGGAGGACTGGCCGTGCTCGAGGCCTTCGCCGCCGGCTACGTCGGAGAGGGTGAGGAGGAAGTGGTAGACGTTGTAGTGGCGGGAGTCGTAGGCTGCGCCGGTCTCGCGGACGAGGTTGTTGAGTTCGGCGAGGAGGGCGGGGCGGAGGTTGGAGTCTTCTGGGGAGTCGGAGACTACGTCGATGTAGTGCCTGGGTGTGACCTCGGGTGCGAGGGCGAACTCGTGGAAGTACTGGCCGGTGATGACGGGGGAGTCTTCGAGTTGCTCGACGGTGGTGGGGGCGTAGGTAGTGACCACCGGTGGCCCCGGACTGAACGGACCAGACAATCCGTTCTGGGACGTGCTCGCGATGGTGAGGGCGGTGCCAATGCCCCAGCCTGCGGGAACTATGACGGAGGGCTGGATGGCGATGTCTTTTACGGGAGTCTTCGCGGGGTAGAGGAGGAGTTTTTCCCATTCGAGGACGGCTAGCTTGTCGGTGACGCGGGCGGTGACGATGCAGTCGAGATGGGCGTGCAGGGTGGTGACGCCGGCGGGGACTGTGACGTGGAACTCGTAGAGGTCTTCGTCGTCGCGACGCCAGGGAAGGACTGTTTTCGTTCCGCCTGGACCATTGACGGTGAAGACGACTCCGGTGATGTCATCGACCGGGCCGGTGGGGCGGTGGTTGCCGGGGATCCACTTGGGGGTGGTGAGAGAGACGGGGCCGGGCTGGACGGGGATGTCGACTTCGGCGTGGTAGAGCTTGCGGGGAGCTTCGGACAGGTCGGCGGTGATCTGGATGGGAGTCTGCTGGGCTTGCAGAAGGGCAGGGGTTCCGAGGGTGAGCAGGGCCAGGGGCAGGAGGGTGCGGCGGACGATCATGAACGGGAGTTTTCCTCTCGAAGTGAGGTGAAGATTTTAGATATTACGTGTAGACGGATCAGGAGAACGAAAGGATGCAGGCTGATTTTTGGGGCCTCGGTAGACGCTTCTCATCACTAAGGGCCTGAAGGCTGTGGATCGGCGAAAGATAGAAGCAAAGGGCGAAATGCGGGGGTTTCTCCACTCCGCCGCGCGATGAGACTGCGCGGCTCCGGTCGAAATGACGATTTGGGGGAGTTTTGAGACATGCTCTCAGAATGCGTCTCCGGTTCGTTCGATGTTCAGGAGTTGAGGGCGGATTCGATGGCGGCGACTACGGTGGGGTCGTCGGGCAGGACTTCGGGAGAGAAGCGGGCGGCGACTCGGCCGTTGCGGTCGATGAGGAACTTTTCGAAGTTCCAGAGGATGCCGGGTTCGGGGTTGGTGGTGGCCCCGTGCTGCTGGAGGAAGCCGTTGAGGTTTTCGCGGAAGGCTTCGCGGCCGGGGCTGGTGGCCTTTGGCTGGGCGGCGATGAGGGACTGATAGAGGGGATGGGTGTTGGGGCCGGTGACGGTGACCTTGGAGAACATGGGGAAGTCGACGCCGAAGGTGGAGCGGCAAAAGGTCTGGATGTCGTCGTTGGAGCCTGGCTCCTGGCCGCCGAAGTCGTTGGCAGGGAAGCCGCAGACGACGAGGCCGGAGTCTTTGAAGCGGGCGTAGATCTTTTCGAGGGCGTCGTACTGGGGGGTGAGACCGCACTTGGAGGCGACGTTGACGATGAGGAGGACTTTACCGCGATAGTCGGCGAGGGAGGTGCCTTCGCCGGTAATTTTGTGGACGGGGATGTCGTAGAGAGCGGCTGCGGACATGGATTCTCCTGAAAGCTTTAGTGAGTTGATTATAGGTGCGCTGGGTCCTGCCGGACGGGCGCCCTGCGCGGGCCGCGGTCACTTCGTGACTTGTATACCTTGTTTTGGGGGATCAACTGCGTGGGGCCTCCCGCTGGTCGGCACGGAATGATGGGCGGGAGCGATCTTGCGGGCACGGTCTTTATGAGATCTTTACAAATTTTTGCAGGGACTGACAGGTTAAATGCAGAGATTGAGTGAGTTGAGTTGACAGAGGCGGTACGATCTAAATCGTATGTCACTTACAGATTCGATTATTGGACGACCGCTTGCGACGAGTGAGGAGCGGGCAGAGCACATTGGTGTAGCTGCAGGAATCCCTATCTTTGGCCTGGATGGGCTGACGAGCGCGGCGTACGGACCAGAGGCGGCGATGACGCTGCTGATTCCGTTGGGGATTGGCGGGGTGGAGTATGGCTGGCGGATTATCGGGGCTATCCTGATTTTGCTGGCGATTGTGTACTTCAGCTACAGGCAGACGATTGCGGCGTATCCGGGTGGGGGTGGGAGCTATACGGTTGCCTCGGAGAATCTGGGGGAGAAGCCTGGGCTGCTGGCTGCTGCGGCGCTGATGATCGACTATATTTTGACGGCGGCGGTGGGGATCTCGGCGGGCGTGACGGCGTTGACGTCGGCGGTGCCGAGTCTACAGCCGCATACGCTGATGATCTGTCTGATCATCCTGGTGATTCTCGCGCTGGTCAATATGCGCGGCGTGAAGGATACGGGGACGGCATTCATGCTGCCTACGTTCCTTTTTGTCAGTACGCTGCTCGCGTTGATTGTGGTTGGGATGTGGAAGACGATTCACGCTGGTGGGCATCCGATGGCGATGGCTCCAATCCCTGCTGCGCTGCCGGCGACGGTGGGGACGCTGGGAACGTGGATGCTGCTGAAGGCGTTTGCGAGTGGATGCGCGGCGATGACCGGGGTGGAGGCGGTGTCGAATGGCGTGATGGCATTCGGCGAGCCGAGAGTGCAGCGAGCGCAGCGGACGCTGACGGTGATCATCGGCATACTGATGGTGCTGTTGTTTGGGATTGCGTATCTGGCAAAGACTTACCGGATTATGCCGATGGATCCGGATGCGGCGCAGTTTCAGAGTCTGCTTAGTTTGCTGGTGACTGCGGTCTTTGGGCGCGGGTGGTTTTATTTTCTGACGATGGGTAGCGTGTTGCTGGCGCTGGCATTGAGTGCGAACACGGCGTTCGCGGACTTCCCGCGTCTGACGCGGGCGATTGCGTTGCATGACTATCTGCCGCATGTGTTTATTCTGCGCGGGCGGCGGCTTCTGTACTCACACGGGATCTATGCGCTGACGGCATTTACGGCGGTGATTCTGATTCTGTTTGGCGGTGTGACGGACCGGCTGATTCCGTTGTATGCGATTGGAGCGTTTCTGGCTTTCACGCTCTCGCAGGCGGGAATGGTGGTGCATTGGAAGAAGGGCGAGGCGCATCCGGGACGGGGCTGGCACATGTTTGTGAACGGCATTGGCGCGGTGGCGACGGGGCTTACGACGATCGTCGTGCTGGTGGCGAAGTTCCGGGCGGGCGCGTGGGTGACGGCGCTGCTGGTGCCGGTGCTGATCGGGATTATGTGGGTGGTGAAGCGGCACTACTCGCGGGTGCGACGGGAGATGGCGGATATGACGCCGTTGAACCTGGTGAATCTGCAGGAGCCTATTGTGGTGATACCGATGGCGCGATGGGACCGGATTACAGAGAAGGCGATGCGGTTCGGGCTGCTCCTTTCGAAAGAGATCAAGGTGGTGCATGTGCACTCGGATGATGAGGAGGGCAGCCTGGAGGAGATCTGGGAGGAGCACGTGATGGCGCCGATCAAGAAAGAGGGGCTGCAGGAGCCGGAGCTGGTGACGATTCTTTCGAATTACCGGTTTATTGTCAATCCGCTGATGGACTACATTTTGACGCTGGAGGAGAAGAATCCCGGGCGGAAGGTGGCGGTGCTGCTGCCGGAGCTGGTGGTGCGGCACTGGTGGGAGAATGCGCTGCATAATCAGCGGGTTCAGCTGCTGAAGCTGCTGCTGCTGGTGAAGGGGAATCAGCGGATTGTGGTGGTTAATATTCCGTGGTACCTGTGAGGGTGTTTTTGCTGGGGTTTTTGGGAAAAACAGTGTTTTGGTTGTGGTGTTTTGATGGTGAAGATGTGGTGAGATGCGCGGTGGAACGTGGTGTTTCGCCGCGTGTTTTTCTGTGATGAAGATACGCCAGGTTTTTTGGATTTTATTTTTGTGGGGTAGGCCGCCTCTTTGGGAGGCGGATTTTGTTTTGGTCGGGTTAGGCAGGGATCAGGGTGGCGGGGGTCTTGCGCCAGGTGGGGCTCAGGTCGCGGAGGCGGGCTACGGCGGTGGGGATCAGGGTGAGGGCCTGGTCGATCTCTTCGGCGGTGGTGAGGCGGGAGAGGGAGAAGCGGATGCTGGCGCGGGCGCGGGCGGGGGAGAGTCCCATGGCGGTGAGGACGTGGGAGGGTTCGGTGGCGCCGGACTGGCAGGCGGAGCCTCCGCTGACGGAGAGGCCCTTGAGGTCGAGGGCGATGACGAGGGCTTCGGCTTCGATGTGGTCGAAGTAGAGGTTGGTGGTGTTGGAGACGCGGGGGGCTCCGGCTCCGTTGACGCCGCACTCCTCTACCTGGGAGAGGATGCTTTGTTCGAGGCGGTCGCGTAGGGCGGTGAGGTGGGTGGGGCTGTCGGCTTGGCTGGGGAGAGCGGTCGGGCTTGCGCCCGATGCCCACACATCAGAATCGATGTATGGGGCACCCGGATTTGTGGGGGTGCCCGGATTTTTGTTGGTACTCGGATTTTCTGTGGTGCTCGGGGTTTGGGCGAGCCAGGCCTGGGCTAGTTCGGCGGCTTTGCCGAGCGCGACGATGCCGGCTACGTTTTCGGTTCCGGCGCGGCGCTGGCGCTCGTGGGAGCCGCCGTGGAGCATGGGGGCGAGGCGGACGCTGCGTCGGACGAAGAGGGCTCCGATGCCTTTGGGGGCGTAGATCTTGTGGCCGGAGAGGGTGAGGAGGTCAACGTCCTTGAGCGGGCCTTTGGGGCTGAGGTCGAGGGGGAGACGGCCTACGACCTGGACGGCGTCGGTGTGGAAGAGCGCGCCGGCGGCGTGGGCGATGGCGGCCAGCGCGGCGATGGGCTGGATGACGCCGGTCTCGTTGTTGGCGAACATGACGCTGACGAGCCTGGTGTTGGGGCGGATGGCGGCCAGTAAGGCGGCTGGTTCGATGAGGCCTTGCGGGGTGCTGGGGAGGAAGGTGACTTCGATCTCCCGGCTGAGGGCTCCTACCTTCTTTTTTGCGAGGGACTGTTCGAGGGATTGGGCAGCGCGGAGGATGGCGTCGTGCTCGATGCTGGTGGTGATGAGGTGGGCGGGTTCGCCGAGGAGCTTGGCGTTTTCGAGGGTGCCGAAGAGGGCGAGGTTGTCGCTCTCGGTGCCGCCGGAGGTGAAGACGATCTCGGAGGAGCGGCAGTGGAGGAGGCGGGCGACACTGTCGCGGGCGTGGTCGACGGCGGCGCGGGCGAACTGGCCCTGCTGGTGAATGGAGCTGGCGTTGCCGTAGTGCTCGAGGAAGAAGGGGCGCATGGCCTCGAAGACCTCGGGGAGGAGAGGCGTGGTGGCGTTGGCGTCCATGTAGATTCGGCGCATGATTTTATTTTACTGTGTGTTACTCCGGGTCCAGTTTTGGGACCGATAAATCGAGCGTAGAGCAGTATGATGACCCATCGGCTCCGCACTTGCGACTCAGCATATGACTTAGAAGATTGCCACATCCCAGAAGGAGCGGCAGGCGTGCGCAATCGTTCCGGCGGAGTACGTTTTTAGATAGATTCAACAGACCACAATGTCCGAGGAGATCTAATGAAGATTGCAGTTTTGATGTTGCTTTCGTGTTTGACGTTCGGTGTGAATAGAGACTGTGCTGCGGCTGACCTGGACAAGTCGGCTGAGAACGCGGCTTTGATTCGGGCGCACCATGAGGCTATGAATCGCGGCGATTGGAAGAATGCGTCGACCTACTATGCTGAGGATACGAAGAACTTTGGAACGCCGGGTGGACGTCAGCGCCTGAGAATGGTTTATGAAGACATTTGGACGACGTTCCCTGACTTTCGTCTCGACATCATTGATCTGGTAGCGAAGGACGATGTGGTCGTTGTTCGTTGCCGCGAGAGCGGCACTCACCTTGGCGTCCAGAGGCGATCAGTAAACGGAGGCTTATTGATTGGAGTGCCTCCCACCCATAAACACTTCGAGGTCGAGGTGATGCATTGGTACAAGATTCGCGATGGCAAGATCGTCGATCATTACGGAGCTCGGGATGACGTTGGCATGATGGAGCAGCTTGGGTTATTGGCTGAGCCACAGCCTAAACCTTAGGAAACGGTATAGTTCCGCGGCTGTCGTGATCGCCATTCCGATTCTCAAATAACCGAGTCAATCCTCTGGGGAGGGAAGCGTCTCGGTCTGTGCGTTCGCCCGTTCGAAGGTGAGGTTGACGGAGCGATTTCCGATCGGTCTTGTGCGGTGACGAACGCCTCGCTTGACGGTAATCATGTGGCCTGGCAAGAGCTCGAGGGTCTGGTCATCAAAATCAATGAAGAGGCCACCTTCCAATGCAAGAAAACTCTCGTCGGAGTCGGGATGGCAGTGCCAGTGATAGGACTCGGTCATGACGCTTATGCGAACTTCATGATCGTTGACGTTAGCGATGGAATGGTTGTTGTAGCTCTCCGCTGTTGCTGATTCGGCCGAAAGACTGATGACTTCGAAGGAAGGATTTTGCATGTATTGCTCCATGCTCTTGTTTCGCGATTGTACCCTGCTGCAGATAGCTCTTCCGTCTTGCATGAAGTGGATGGAATGGGTAGTAATAGCGATATGGAAGAGCAAGAAAGACGGCTGGTTATGGACGAGTTGGCTTCGAGTGAAGCGAGGCTGTTGGAGTTGGTGCGTGGATTGTCGGAGGAGCAGTGGAGCTTTCGGGAGACGCCTGAGCGTTGGTCGATCGCGGAGAATGTCGAACATCTTGTTGTGTTCGAGGGCTTCATCCGGGGGATGATCGCGAAGACGCTGGAGGGGGCGGCGGAGCCGGAGAAGAGTGGGCTGGCCGCTGCGAAAGAACACCTGGT
Encoded here:
- a CDS encoding APC family permease — protein: MSLTDSIIGRPLATSEERAEHIGVAAGIPIFGLDGLTSAAYGPEAAMTLLIPLGIGGVEYGWRIIGAILILLAIVYFSYRQTIAAYPGGGGSYTVASENLGEKPGLLAAAALMIDYILTAAVGISAGVTALTSAVPSLQPHTLMICLIILVILALVNMRGVKDTGTAFMLPTFLFVSTLLALIVVGMWKTIHAGGHPMAMAPIPAALPATVGTLGTWMLLKAFASGCAAMTGVEAVSNGVMAFGEPRVQRAQRTLTVIIGILMVLLFGIAYLAKTYRIMPMDPDAAQFQSLLSLLVTAVFGRGWFYFLTMGSVLLALALSANTAFADFPRLTRAIALHDYLPHVFILRGRRLLYSHGIYALTAFTAVILILFGGVTDRLIPLYAIGAFLAFTLSQAGMVVHWKKGEAHPGRGWHMFVNGIGAVATGLTTIVVLVAKFRAGAWVTALLVPVLIGIMWVVKRHYSRVRREMADMTPLNLVNLQEPIVVIPMARWDRITEKAMRFGLLLSKEIKVVHVHSDDEEGSLEEIWEEHVMAPIKKEGLQEPELVTILSNYRFIVNPLMDYILTLEEKNPGRKVAVLLPELVVRHWWENALHNQRVQLLKLLLLVKGNQRIVVVNIPWYL
- a CDS encoding cysteine desulfurase family protein, whose protein sequence is MRRIYMDANATTPLLPEVFEAMRPFFLEHYGNASSIHQQGQFARAAVDHARDSVARLLHCRSSEIVFTSGGTESDNLALFGTLENAKLLGEPAHLITTSIEHDAILRAAQSLEQSLAKKKVGALSREIEVTFLPSTPQGLIEPAALLAAIRPNTRLVSVMFANNETGVIQPIAALAAIAHAAGALFHTDAVQVVGRLPLDLSPKGPLKDVDLLTLSGHKIYAPKGIGALFVRRSVRLAPMLHGGSHERQRRAGTENVAGIVALGKAAELAQAWLAQTPSTTENPSTNKNPGTPTNPGAPYIDSDVWASGASPTALPSQADSPTHLTALRDRLEQSILSQVEECGVNGAGAPRVSNTTNLYFDHIEAEALVIALDLKGLSVSGGSACQSGATEPSHVLTAMGLSPARARASIRFSLSRLTTAEEIDQALTLIPTAVARLRDLSPTWRKTPATLIPA
- a CDS encoding ester cyclase — translated: MKIAVLMLLSCLTFGVNRDCAAADLDKSAENAALIRAHHEAMNRGDWKNASTYYAEDTKNFGTPGGRQRLRMVYEDIWTTFPDFRLDIIDLVAKDDVVVVRCRESGTHLGVQRRSVNGGLLIGVPPTHKHFEVEVMHWYKIRDGKIVDHYGARDDVGMMEQLGLLAEPQPKP
- a CDS encoding cupin domain-containing protein produces the protein MQNPSFEVISLSAESATAESYNNHSIANVNDHEVRISVMTESYHWHCHPDSDESFLALEGGLFIDFDDQTLELLPGHMITVKRGVRHRTRPIGNRSVNLTFERANAQTETLPSPED